The following proteins are encoded in a genomic region of Microtus ochrogaster isolate Prairie Vole_2 chromosome 5, MicOch1.0, whole genome shotgun sequence:
- the LOC101995624 gene encoding C2 calcium-dependent domain-containing protein 4A-like translates to MRLLGRLRSSTPEPAFSNVLTPGRIPEFCIPPRLPVPCVPESPQPAAALPWRCAAEPDLWLRTPTDCDDNDFDQTGRTDWDPRSQAALSLPHLPRARTAYGFCALLESPHTRRKESLFLGHPGVPRPGLRHRAHTYAGTRRASDPARAAPTDLNTAPPPAPVPRVRRLLRAPDGLLSRALRAPRGRASARPAPSGAERERAASCAPPTPTSPDHERLQAEASVALGRGDCTLRLAAEYCPRSACLRLRLLRAEGPAAALEPRALGCRLSLVLRPSGQQRASVLRRSRKAALDQDCCFDGLSEEQLRRLAVRIKAESKGRGLERGRPLGQGELLLGSLLLL, encoded by the coding sequence ATGCGCCTCCTCGGTAGACTCCGCTCATCGACTCCTGAGCCCGCCTTCTCCAACGTGCTCACCCCGGGCCGCATCCCAGAGTTTTGCATCCCTCCGCGGCTGCCCGTCCCTTGCGTTCCCGAATCGCCGCAACCGGCCGCAGCACTACCTTGGCGCTGCGCGGCCGAACCCGACCTGTGGCTGCGCACCCCTACCGACTGCGACGATAATGACTTTGACCAGACGGGTCGCACCGACTGGGACCCGCGCTCACAGGCCGCGCTCTCGCTGCCGCACCTGCCCCGCGCGCGCACCGCCTACGGCTTCTGCGCGCTGCTCGAGAGCCCGCACACGCGCCGAAAGGAGTCGCTCTTCCTCGGCCACCCAGGCGTTCCCCGGCCCGGACTTCGCCACCGCGCGCACACCTACGCGGGCACGCGCCGAGCCTCGGATCCTGCGCGCGCCGCACCTACTGATCTGAACACTGCCCCGCCACCTGCTCCTGTGCCCCGCGTGCGCCGCCTCCTGCGCGCCCCCGATGGGCTGCTGAGCCGCGCACTGCGGGCCCCTCGGGGTCGGGCGAGCGCGCGCCCCGCGCCCAGTGGAGCCGAGCGCGAGCGCGCTGCCTCCTGCGCGCCCCCGACCCCAACCAGCCCGGATCATGAACGCCTGCAAGCCGAGGCCAGCGTGGCTCTGGGCCGCGGGGATTGCACGCTACGCCTGGCCGCCGAGTACTGTCCGCGCAGCGCGTGTCTCCGCCTCCGTCTGCTGCGCGCAGAGGGCCCGGCCGCCGCGCTCGAACCTCGCGCCCTGGGCTGCCGCCTCAGCCTGGTGCTGCGGCCGTCGGGCCAGCAGCGCGCCAGCGTTCTCCGGCGCAGCCGCAAGGCCGCCCTGGACCAGGACTGCTGCTTCGATGGGCTCTCGGAGGAGCAGCTGCGCCGCCTGGCCGTGCGCATCAAGGCTGAGAGCAAGGGCCGCGGGCTGGAGCGTGGACGACCGCTGGGCCAGGGCGAGCTGCTGCTGGGCTCGCTACTGCTGCTCTGA